One segment of Mycoplasma sp. E35C DNA contains the following:
- the ispG gene encoding flavodoxin-dependent (E)-4-hydroxy-3-methylbut-2-enyl-diphosphate synthase → MHTRTNTKKVFVGDVQIGGQNKIVLQSMTIAKTKNVNKCLSEINALVKEGADLVRIAVFDEADKKAIKKVVDKAPCPIIADIHFNPDYAIAAIKAGCKKVRLNPGNIKSKEKLKEICLLAKQHNIPIRVGVNSGSIPSDLMREHGVSAKAMIIAAQRYIRMLKRFDFDDIVISLKTSSALLSMEVYELGAKKFNYPLHLGITEAGTLINGTIKSVAGLTPLLLKGIGDTIRISLSTNPVDEIKVAKKMLNSLGLYDNLVDVVACPTCGRLNFDLFKVVNEVESFVKDLQFPLKVSILGCSVNGPGEAKEADIGIAGGKSEGIIFKKGVVVKSVKQEYLVDELKRMILEEYENFKTKKISKRKDE, encoded by the coding sequence TGTTGGTGATGTCCAGATTGGTGGGCAAAACAAAATTGTGCTCCAATCAATGACAATTGCCAAAACGAAGAATGTCAATAAGTGTTTGAGTGAAATCAATGCTTTAGTCAAAGAAGGTGCTGATTTAGTTCGAATTGCGGTTTTTGATGAAGCTGATAAAAAAGCAATTAAAAAAGTTGTTGATAAAGCACCATGCCCGATTATTGCTGATATTCACTTTAATCCTGATTATGCGATTGCAGCCATTAAAGCAGGATGCAAAAAAGTCCGTTTAAATCCAGGAAACATTAAGTCTAAAGAAAAACTTAAAGAAATTTGCTTGTTAGCAAAACAACACAATATCCCGATCAGGGTTGGTGTTAATTCTGGATCAATTCCATCTGACTTAATGCGTGAGCATGGTGTTAGTGCAAAAGCAATGATCATCGCAGCCCAACGCTATATCAGAATGTTAAAGCGCTTTGATTTTGATGATATTGTGATTTCACTAAAAACTTCAAGTGCTTTATTAAGTATGGAAGTTTATGAACTGGGTGCAAAAAAGTTTAATTACCCCTTACATTTAGGCATCACAGAAGCGGGCACATTAATTAATGGCACAATTAAATCAGTAGCTGGATTAACGCCATTATTATTAAAAGGCATTGGTGATACAATCAGAATTTCGTTATCAACCAACCCGGTTGATGAAATTAAGGTTGCTAAAAAAATGCTTAATTCACTTGGGTTATATGACAATCTAGTTGATGTTGTGGCTTGTCCGACTTGTGGAAGACTCAACTTTGATTTATTCAAAGTTGTTAATGAAGTTGAAAGCTTTGTTAAAGACCTGCAATTTCCATTAAAAGTATCAATTCTTGGTTGTTCAGTTAATGGTCCAGGAGAAGCAAAAGAAGCTGATATTGGGATTGCTGGTGGTAAATCTGAAGGGATTATTTTTAAAAAAGGCGTCGTTGTTAAATCTGTAAAACAAGAATATCTGGTTGATGAATTAAAACGCATGATTTTAGAAGAATATGAAAACTTTAAAACCAAAAAAATAAGTAAGAGAAAGGACGAATAA
- the upp gene encoding uracil phosphoribosyltransferase has translation MKNFIFNHPLISDKLTRMRDVNTDYYFFKQLLTEITSLMMYEVARDYELEEITVTTPLTTTKAKKLKQNFVIVPILRAGLGMVDGVNSILPTARVGHIGLYRDETTFKPVEYYAKFPETMSNADVIVLDPMLATGSSVVKAIEMIKKHKPKSIKYMGLLGAPEGLKVLNQAHPDVDVYLACLDEKLNEDNYIYPGLGDAGDRIFGTK, from the coding sequence ATGAAAAACTTTATTTTTAATCACCCATTAATTTCGGATAAATTAACAAGAATGCGTGATGTTAATACTGATTATTATTTTTTCAAACAATTATTAACTGAAATCACTTCATTGATGATGTATGAAGTTGCCAGAGATTATGAATTAGAAGAAATTACAGTAACAACCCCCTTAACAACAACTAAGGCTAAAAAATTAAAACAAAATTTTGTAATTGTGCCAATACTAAGAGCAGGATTAGGAATGGTTGATGGGGTGAATAGCATCTTACCAACAGCAAGAGTAGGTCATATTGGTTTATACCGTGATGAAACAACGTTCAAGCCAGTTGAATATTATGCAAAATTCCCTGAAACGATGTCAAATGCTGATGTGATTGTATTAGATCCAATGTTAGCCACTGGTTCATCAGTTGTTAAAGCGATTGAAATGATCAAAAAACACAAGCCAAAATCAATTAAATACATGGGATTATTGGGTGCTCCTGAAGGGTTAAAAGTATTAAACCAAGCTCATCCTGATGTTGATGTTTATTTAGCTTGCTTAGATGAAAAACTGAATGAAGATAATTACATTTATCCAGGTCTAGGCGATGCTGGTGATCGTATTTTTGGAACAAAATAG
- a CDS encoding MIP family Ig-specific serine endopeptidase: protein MPKKWFKLSFLLSGLAVVSVSVSSCGFFSFSDFDPGSLPSVNTQKIVTEIPNQNYQKIHDLSFSFEFNNTGGYNPSRHLANPEQNLSQAYQVYGTGWLFDWQKPDADLNDQRATWTGYFATNLHVAEALLNPWDNEKYRPSWYDRVPNSEWLKMPNESDRMDHTLYFNLGKWTNDSDDRIENKKMSYLPISNLPKTVYTATNFFKEEYKPNWLGEIERNNPNIREYVDFAVISITLDLSYSFDIFGNKKYNQQREYEIYNKWIVPAKEIIKSSWSNDHLESENDHKQKATLKTGLFDRTDYTSAENDLSKMRVFLGGYPYYAGWTRPRYLKNTVRSQVGDYQYRNYGISVNTNGSPGWTINASKLSNDIAGQPLNTDSIISANSGIRRGIYNASNATNFMLVYRNTKYKQYGYGYVIENSNLSAGSSGSMALTKQDKVLGIYFGTLATSKEQEATFGLVAALYNPSQISVTTRTNDGIENSRILPYDLIFGNNIMSDRYGSYRSSIRTLNLNTQMFDLVDNFHHPIQEDEEPINDWA, encoded by the coding sequence ATGCCTAAAAAATGATTTAAACTATCTTTTTTACTTTCAGGTTTAGCTGTTGTTTCAGTTAGTGTTTCTTCATGTGGATTTTTTTCTTTTTCAGATTTTGATCCTGGTTCTTTACCATCTGTTAATACCCAAAAAATCGTCACTGAAATTCCTAACCAAAACTACCAAAAAATCCATGATTTATCATTCAGTTTTGAGTTTAACAATACTGGTGGATACAACCCATCAAGACATTTAGCTAACCCAGAACAAAACCTTTCACAAGCATACCAAGTTTATGGAACTGGTTGGTTGTTTGATTGACAAAAACCTGATGCTGATCTTAATGATCAAAGAGCAACATGAACAGGATATTTTGCTACGAACTTACACGTTGCAGAAGCTTTACTAAACCCTTGGGATAATGAAAAATATCGCCCATCTTGATATGATCGTGTTCCGAATAGTGAATGATTAAAAATGCCAAATGAATCTGATCGTATGGATCATACCCTTTATTTCAATTTAGGTAAATGAACTAACGATTCAGATGATCGAATTGAAAATAAAAAAATGAGTTACTTACCAATCAGTAACTTACCAAAAACCGTTTATACAGCAACCAATTTTTTCAAAGAAGAATACAAACCAAATTGGTTAGGTGAAATTGAAAGAAATAATCCAAATATTCGTGAATATGTTGATTTTGCTGTTATTTCAATTACATTAGATTTAAGTTATAGTTTTGATATTTTTGGTAATAAAAAATACAACCAACAACGTGAATATGAAATTTATAATAAATGGATTGTTCCAGCCAAAGAAATTATCAAATCATCATGATCAAATGATCATTTAGAATCAGAAAATGATCATAAGCAAAAAGCAACATTAAAAACGGGACTTTTTGATCGCACAGATTATACAAGTGCTGAAAATGATTTATCTAAAATGCGCGTCTTTTTAGGTGGTTATCCTTATTATGCTGGTTGAACAAGACCGAGATATCTAAAAAACACTGTGCGTAGTCAAGTGGGCGATTATCAATACCGTAACTATGGAATTAGTGTTAATACCAACGGTTCGCCAGGTTGAACAATTAATGCTTCAAAATTATCAAATGATATTGCTGGTCAACCATTAAATACTGATTCAATAATCTCAGCTAACAGCGGAATTAGACGGGGAATTTATAATGCCAGTAATGCTACTAATTTCATGTTAGTTTATCGTAATACTAAATACAAACAATATGGTTATGGATATGTGATAGAAAACTCTAATCTATCAGCTGGATCATCAGGTTCAATGGCATTAACCAAACAAGATAAAGTGTTAGGAATTTATTTTGGAACCCTAGCCACTTCAAAAGAACAAGAAGCTACTTTTGGTTTAGTTGCTGCTTTATACAATCCTAGCCAAATTAGTGTGACAACAAGAACCAATGATGGTATTGAAAACAGCAGAATCTTACCTTATGATCTAATCTTTGGTAATAACATTATGTCTGATCGTTATGGTTCATACCGATCATCAATTAGAACTCTTAATCTAAATACCCAAATGTTTGATCTTGTTGATAATTTCCATCATCCAATCCAAGAAGATGAAGAACCAATCAATGATTGAGCTTAA
- a CDS encoding MG406 family protein → MVVSKKTIIYNLSIFNLSSLLILIILMIVWSQKLIGIQVIYASLITIVFCNINLVIGLFLPNKITKMSSKLTLNQLKSVRFGFFMLGILTVGSRIIWFVIPIIMIGIINNWEIQGEIFNVLPALIWPLLLLATHIFVNYWLINKELKEQNRLKELNKNVATGDSLQEPF, encoded by the coding sequence ATGGTTGTTAGTAAGAAAACGATAATTTATAACCTATCGATTTTTAATCTTTCTTCACTATTAATCTTGATTATTTTAATGATTGTGTGAAGTCAAAAATTGATCGGAATTCAAGTAATTTATGCAAGTTTAATTACGATTGTTTTTTGTAATATCAACTTAGTAATTGGCTTATTCTTACCGAACAAAATTACCAAGATGTCATCAAAATTGACATTAAATCAACTAAAAAGTGTGCGTTTTGGTTTTTTTATGTTGGGCATTCTAACCGTTGGCTCGCGGATTATTTGGTTTGTAATTCCAATCATCATGATTGGCATTATCAATAACTGGGAAATTCAAGGTGAAATTTTTAACGTTTTACCAGCACTGATTTGACCATTATTATTGTTAGCTACTCATATCTTTGTCAATTACTGATTGATTAATAAAGAACTAAAAGAACAAAACCGTCTTAAGGAATTAAATAAAAATGTTGCCACAGGAGATAGTCTTCAAGAACCTTTCTAG
- a CDS encoding F0F1 ATP synthase subunit A produces the protein MDIQNLLGAKPLENLEWTPFIPTAHVLSIFLVLITIAILTVVYYLKIKKLDPIQPPTGYVLIVQLLILQFENITVDLLGEKNKKLTPLFITIFLYIMVSNLISLVGGIAAPTSSSTVTFSLGLMSFIGTVIIGLKYQKLAYFNEFFVKIKIKNKHIPVLPNPLNMIGWVAPLLSISLRLWGNILAGSIFIALLYSVFRTFFTLGSPDAFSGGLIAGSIVGGLIVPVFHVYFDILIAIIQAFVFVMLMLTYWSQPIKESERAKAEKQEQINAKLNLNR, from the coding sequence ATGGATATTCAAAACCTACTAGGAGCAAAACCCCTAGAAAACCTCGAATGAACGCCGTTCATTCCCACTGCTCATGTCTTAAGTATCTTCTTAGTGTTAATCACAATTGCAATATTAACAGTTGTTTATTACTTAAAGATTAAAAAACTCGATCCAATACAACCACCAACTGGCTATGTGTTGATCGTTCAGTTGTTAATCTTGCAATTTGAAAACATTACAGTCGATTTACTAGGCGAAAAAAATAAAAAGCTAACGCCACTGTTTATAACAATATTCTTATATATTATGGTCAGCAACTTGATTTCATTAGTCGGGGGAATTGCTGCACCAACATCATCTTCAACTGTAACTTTTTCATTGGGATTGATGTCATTTATTGGAACGGTGATCATTGGCTTAAAATACCAAAAACTGGCTTATTTTAACGAGTTTTTTGTAAAAATCAAAATCAAAAATAAGCACATTCCAGTTTTACCAAACCCACTAAATATGATTGGTTGAGTTGCTCCATTATTATCAATCTCATTACGGTTATGGGGTAATATCTTGGCTGGTTCAATCTTCATCGCATTATTATATAGTGTGTTTAGAACCTTCTTTACATTAGGTAGTCCTGATGCGTTTAGTGGTGGATTGATTGCTGGGTCAATTGTTGGTGGATTAATCGTGCCAGTATTCCATGTTTATTTTGACATCTTGATCGCGATTATTCAGGCATTCGTTTTTGTAATGTTGATGCTGACATACTGATCACAACCAATTAAAGAATCTGAACGAGCAAAAGCTGAAAAACAAGAACAAATTAATGCAAAACTGAATTTGAACAGATAA
- a CDS encoding F0F1 ATP synthase subunit C, producing MNVLLIIHDLITHAGEANNTGSGTSTGNFDNRLGAYIGAGMAMVAAAGVGAGQGITAGMCAAAAARNPELMPKINMFWIVGSAISESSAIYALIIAFILIFVAK from the coding sequence ATGAACGTTTTATTAATAATTCATGATTTAATTACTCACGCTGGTGAAGCTAATAACACTGGAAGTGGCACTAGCACTGGCAATTTTGACAACCGTCTAGGTGCTTATATCGGTGCTGGTATGGCCATGGTTGCAGCTGCTGGGGTAGGTGCTGGTCAAGGGATTACGGCTGGGATGTGTGCAGCAGCAGCCGCTAGAAATCCTGAATTAATGCCAAAAATTAACATGTTCTGAATTGTTGGTTCAGCGATCTCAGAATCAAGTGCGATTTATGCTTTAATTATTGCTTTCATTTTAATCTTCGTGGCTAAATAG
- a CDS encoding F0F1 ATP synthase subunit B translates to MRVKKLLILSFNFLLTSTIVASCSIPEELTPKTIVNEFFPNFWVFISHTIALTIIILLGIFLLWKPTKRLLAKRTELIQAEINNANELKKQAQALLDDAKKQKLNAEVQAREIINLATNQAYSLKADVESDAKRKANRIIENAQSEIIKQEALLKQELEEKIVDIALDATSTLVKKHIDKQDHERLVHELLKELN, encoded by the coding sequence ATGCGAGTTAAAAAACTTTTAATATTAAGTTTTAACTTCTTATTAACATCAACGATCGTTGCATCATGTTCAATTCCAGAAGAATTAACACCAAAAACGATTGTTAATGAGTTTTTTCCTAACTTCTGAGTTTTTATTTCGCACACAATCGCACTAACAATCATCATTTTGTTAGGAATTTTCTTATTATGAAAACCAACAAAACGCTTGTTAGCTAAAAGAACAGAACTGATCCAAGCTGAAATCAATAATGCTAATGAATTAAAAAAACAAGCACAAGCTTTATTAGATGATGCTAAAAAACAAAAGCTAAATGCTGAAGTTCAAGCAAGAGAAATCATCAATCTAGCAACTAACCAAGCATACAGTCTAAAAGCTGATGTTGAAAGTGATGCTAAACGTAAAGCTAACCGTATTATTGAAAACGCACAATCAGAAATCATTAAGCAAGAAGCATTATTAAAACAAGAGTTAGAAGAAAAAATTGTCGATATTGCTCTCGATGCAACATCTACATTAGTTAAAAAACATATCGACAAACAAGATCATGAACGTTTAGTTCATGAACTACTAAAAGAATTAAACTAA
- the atpH gene encoding ATP synthase F1 subunit delta, translated as MDTNVIGFARALVDLAHEENKVQDFYEDLRIVFNLIKTDTDLMSLMNNKVLSKTEKHEIIDIVFKDKLNKTIINFLKVIIDNHEFFNISTIIRKFFRLIEEENHTIFIKVSSAVELNQTQQEELTQKLRKKFNSKLNILFEVNPDLIAGVRIQSNDLLIDNTIDGKLKLLKNRLKSLTKES; from the coding sequence ATGGATACCAATGTTATTGGCTTTGCCAGAGCACTTGTTGATCTTGCTCACGAAGAAAATAAGGTGCAAGATTTTTATGAAGATCTAAGAATTGTCTTTAATTTAATTAAAACTGATACCGACTTAATGTCATTAATGAACAATAAGGTGTTATCAAAAACTGAAAAGCACGAAATCATTGATATCGTGTTTAAAGATAAATTAAACAAGACGATTATTAACTTCTTAAAAGTAATTATTGACAACCACGAGTTTTTCAATATTTCAACGATTATTCGTAAGTTTTTTAGATTAATTGAAGAAGAAAACCACACGATATTCATCAAGGTTTCATCAGCAGTTGAACTAAACCAAACACAACAAGAAGAACTGACACAAAAACTACGTAAGAAGTTTAATTCGAAACTTAATATCTTATTTGAAGTTAATCCTGACTTGATTGCTGGGGTTAGAATTCAATCAAATGATTTACTAATCGACAATACGATTGATGGTAAATTAAAGTTATTAAAAAACCGTTTAAAATCCTTAACAAAAGAAAGCTAG